Proteins from a single region of Flavobacterium sp. YJ01:
- a CDS encoding SusC/RagA family TonB-linked outer membrane protein, translated as MKKPVVKQRLLHQIMKITLFQFVLALVFSSVTFANNVNGQKKLDTKVTITLENLTLDNALSKIEKSARVKFSYNSRLPQLAEKVSIEANQETLASILSRILVPFNITFSEVSNQIVLQKSSVASFSNANNHDSLFELLTFGPIIKGKVTDQTGSPLPGATVMAKGTKTAVLTDFDGNFVIEMPANVTRLVISYVGMETKEIGIENNTPTVVLTEAGQDLKEVVITTGYEKTSKRTFTGAISKISGAELKVDGVVDVSRMIEGKAAGVTVQNVTGSFGATPKITVRGSSSIFGDTKPLWVIDGVVQEDIINVTFADLASGNSATLLSSAVAGLNANDIQSIEILKDASATSIYGSRSLNGVVVVTTKQGRRDSPLKINYSVENTVRSVPNYTQYDILNSQESMSVFQEMRAKGYLDQSSSLTARFSGVYGILAKQINLYDSSNGQFGVRNEQPYINEFLKKYELGNTDWFKVLFRPSITQNHSLSFSGGGKNNTFYASLGYYTDPGWTLADNVKQISSNIKGTFYINDRLNITLSTLGSIRDQEAPGTYESKNDVVFGKITRDFDINPFNYVLSTSRTLRPYDENGNLEYYQNNWAPMNILNELKNNTLGIKVKDIRFQADLEYKLAKNLTYNFTGSARYANTSREHKIYEGSNVVGAYNAGVGETLNTQIQRDNVFLYQNPNDLTAPKVSVLPYGGFLRKYTNDMTSYNVRNSVTYRNTFSDKHELEGFFGTEFRSVDRNNDNFTAAGIQFEKGLSAFIDPKMIEKLVNEGNSYYEFGAERERTVGFFGKVGYTYDRRYTASVTGRYDGSNRQGDTGSSRWLPTYTVSGKWNIKEENFMKNVEDINTLALRASYGLTATAGPATNSLAIYKSYIANRFQTSDRENAIRIEDLQNKDLTWEKQYETNIGLDLGMFNNRVQLTTDVYQRKAFDLIDYVITSGVGGESVKQGNNADMETKGVELGITTQNISSKDFKWSTTLNFSVYDQKITKLANKPAVFDLIATNGGNTVGHPRNSLYSYQFTGLNNEGLPTFKLQDGADNNITDANFQDTNDVTKYLKYEGSVEPNKSVGLANTFTYKSWSLYVFVVGSGGNKVRLNPVYSNTYNDQTVFTKDFANRWINPGDENFTNVPVIADRLLNRNYGANDLQIAYNTYNFSDARIASGDFVRLKNISLSWEFPSEYKRKLGLATFNLKGSAVNPWLIYSDKKLNGQDPEFRNTGGVAFPITAQYTFAINLSF; from the coding sequence ATGAAAAAACCTGTTGTCAAGCAACGATTACTTCACCAAATCATGAAAATAACGCTGTTTCAGTTTGTGTTAGCACTTGTCTTTTCAAGTGTTACATTTGCAAATAATGTAAACGGGCAGAAAAAACTAGATACTAAAGTTACAATTACACTTGAAAATCTAACTTTAGACAATGCTTTATCAAAAATCGAAAAATCTGCTCGTGTAAAATTTTCTTATAATTCTAGACTTCCTCAACTTGCAGAAAAAGTAAGTATAGAAGCGAATCAAGAAACTCTAGCTAGTATTCTTAGCAGAATATTAGTGCCTTTTAATATAACTTTTTCGGAGGTTAGCAATCAAATTGTGCTTCAAAAAAGTTCGGTTGCTTCTTTTTCGAATGCCAATAATCACGATTCATTATTTGAACTTTTGACTTTTGGTCCGATCATTAAAGGAAAAGTAACAGATCAAACTGGAAGTCCGCTTCCTGGAGCAACTGTTATGGCAAAAGGAACAAAAACTGCTGTATTAACAGATTTTGATGGAAATTTCGTTATCGAAATGCCAGCTAATGTTACGCGTCTTGTAATTTCTTATGTTGGTATGGAAACTAAAGAAATTGGAATTGAGAATAATACACCAACTGTTGTTTTAACAGAAGCTGGTCAAGATCTTAAAGAGGTTGTAATTACAACTGGTTACGAAAAGACTTCAAAAAGAACGTTTACAGGAGCTATCAGTAAAATTTCTGGTGCTGAATTAAAAGTTGATGGAGTAGTAGACGTGAGTAGAATGATTGAAGGAAAAGCTGCTGGGGTTACTGTACAAAACGTTACAGGATCTTTCGGTGCAACTCCTAAAATTACTGTCCGTGGTTCTTCTTCAATTTTTGGAGATACAAAACCATTATGGGTTATTGATGGTGTTGTTCAAGAAGATATTATCAATGTAACTTTTGCAGATTTAGCTTCTGGTAACTCAGCGACATTATTAAGTTCTGCTGTTGCGGGATTAAATGCAAATGATATTCAAAGTATTGAAATTCTTAAAGATGCATCTGCTACCTCAATCTATGGTTCAAGATCTTTAAATGGAGTTGTTGTTGTAACAACTAAACAAGGAAGAAGAGATTCTCCTTTAAAAATTAATTATTCTGTTGAAAACACGGTTAGAAGCGTACCAAACTACACGCAATACGATATCTTAAATTCTCAAGAATCTATGAGTGTTTTTCAAGAAATGAGAGCAAAAGGCTATTTGGATCAAAGCTCTTCTTTAACGGCTAGATTCAGTGGTGTTTATGGTATTTTGGCTAAACAAATTAATTTATACGATAGTTCTAATGGTCAATTTGGTGTTAGAAATGAACAGCCTTATATCAATGAATTTTTGAAAAAATACGAATTAGGAAATACAGATTGGTTCAAAGTTTTGTTTAGACCATCTATTACTCAAAACCATTCATTAAGTTTTTCTGGCGGAGGAAAAAATAATACATTTTATGCTTCTTTAGGTTATTATACAGATCCAGGATGGACTTTGGCAGATAATGTAAAACAAATTTCTTCTAATATTAAAGGAACATTTTATATCAATGACAGATTAAACATTACATTATCTACACTAGGATCTATTCGTGATCAAGAAGCTCCTGGTACTTACGAAAGTAAAAATGATGTTGTATTTGGTAAAATTACTAGAGATTTCGATATTAACCCATTCAATTATGTTTTAAGTACAAGTAGAACACTTAGACCTTATGATGAAAATGGTAATTTAGAATATTACCAAAACAACTGGGCTCCAATGAATATTCTTAATGAGTTAAAAAATAATACTCTTGGAATTAAAGTAAAAGACATTCGTTTTCAGGCAGATTTAGAATATAAATTAGCTAAAAATTTAACTTACAACTTTACAGGTTCTGCTCGTTATGCTAATACTTCAAGAGAACATAAAATCTACGAAGGTTCGAATGTTGTAGGAGCTTACAATGCGGGTGTTGGAGAAACTTTAAATACTCAGATTCAAAGAGATAACGTATTTTTATACCAAAATCCAAACGATTTAACTGCACCTAAAGTTTCAGTATTGCCTTACGGTGGTTTCTTAAGAAAATATACTAATGATATGACTTCATATAATGTTAGAAATAGTGTTACTTATAGAAATACATTTAGCGATAAACATGAATTAGAAGGTTTCTTTGGAACAGAGTTTAGATCAGTTGATAGAAATAATGACAACTTTACTGCTGCTGGAATTCAATTTGAAAAAGGACTTAGTGCTTTTATCGATCCTAAAATGATTGAAAAATTGGTAAATGAAGGAAACTCTTATTATGAATTTGGAGCTGAAAGAGAGCGTACAGTTGGTTTCTTCGGAAAAGTAGGATACACATACGATCGTCGTTATACAGCTTCTGTTACAGGTCGTTATGATGGTTCTAACAGACAAGGTGATACAGGATCTTCAAGATGGTTGCCAACTTATACTGTAAGTGGTAAATGGAACATCAAAGAAGAAAATTTCATGAAAAATGTTGAAGATATCAATACTTTGGCACTGAGAGCTTCTTATGGTTTAACTGCTACTGCGGGACCTGCAACTAACTCATTAGCAATTTACAAAAGTTATATAGCTAATCGTTTTCAAACTAGCGATAGAGAAAATGCAATTCGTATAGAAGATTTACAAAACAAAGATTTGACTTGGGAAAAACAATATGAAACAAATATTGGTTTAGATCTTGGAATGTTCAACAACAGAGTACAACTTACTACAGATGTTTACCAACGTAAAGCTTTTGATTTGATCGATTACGTAATTACTTCTGGAGTAGGAGGAGAATCTGTTAAACAAGGTAACAACGCAGACATGGAAACTAAAGGGGTTGAGCTTGGTATTACAACTCAAAACATTAGTTCAAAAGATTTTAAATGGTCGACTACATTAAACTTTTCTGTTTACGACCAAAAAATTACTAAACTGGCAAACAAACCAGCAGTATTTGATTTAATTGCGACTAATGGTGGAAATACAGTTGGGCATCCTAGAAACTCATTGTATTCTTATCAATTTACAGGATTAAACAACGAAGGATTACCAACTTTTAAATTACAAGATGGTGCTGATAATAACATCACAGATGCTAATTTCCAAGATACTAACGATGTAACTAAGTATTTGAAATATGAAGGTTCTGTTGAGCCAAATAAATCAGTTGGTCTTGCAAATACATTTACTTACAAAAGCTGGTCTTTATATGTATTTGTAGTTGGATCAGGTGGAAACAAAGTGAGATTAAACCCAGTTTACAGTAATACTTACAATGATCAAACTGTTTTTACGAAAGATTTTGCTAACAGATGGATTAATCCTGGTGATGAAAACTTTACAAATGTTCCAGTTATCGCGGATAGATTACTAAATAGAAATTATGGAGCTAATGATTTACAAATTGCTTATAATACTTATAATTTTTCTGATGCTAGAATTGCAAGCGGTGATTTCGTAAGATTGAAAAATATCTCTCTTAGCTGGGAATTTCCAAGCGAATACAAAAGAAAGTTAGGTTTAGCAACATTTAATTTAAAAGGTTCTGCAGTAAATCCATGGTTGATTTATTCAGACAAAAAATTAAACGGACAAGATCCTGAATTCCGTAATACTGGTGGGGTAGCTTTCCCAATCACGGCACAATATACTTTTGCAATTAATCTTTCATTCTAA
- the fabG gene encoding 3-oxoacyl-[acyl-carrier-protein] reductase, which yields MKLLEGKVAIITGASRGIGKGIAEVFAKHGANVAFTYSSSAASAEALEAELNSLGVKAKGYQSNAADFNEAQTFVDAVLADFGTVDILINNAGITKDNLLMRMSEADFDQVIDVNLKSVFNMTKAIQKTFLKQRAGSIINISSVVGVSGNAGQTNYAASKAGAIGFTKSVALELGSRNIRCNAIAPGFIETEMTAKLSEDVVKGWREGIPLKRGGTTEDVANACLFLASDMSAYITGQVLNVCGGMLT from the coding sequence ATGAAATTACTAGAAGGAAAAGTTGCAATTATTACTGGTGCAAGCCGTGGAATTGGAAAAGGAATTGCTGAAGTTTTTGCTAAACATGGCGCAAACGTTGCTTTTACATATAGCTCATCTGCTGCATCTGCAGAAGCTTTAGAAGCAGAATTGAATAGTTTAGGAGTAAAAGCGAAAGGATACCAATCAAACGCAGCAGATTTTAACGAAGCTCAAACTTTTGTTGATGCTGTTTTAGCTGATTTTGGAACTGTAGATATTTTGATCAACAACGCCGGAATTACAAAAGATAATTTGTTAATGCGTATGTCTGAAGCAGATTTTGACCAAGTAATTGATGTGAATTTGAAATCGGTTTTTAATATGACAAAAGCGATTCAAAAAACTTTCTTGAAACAAAGAGCAGGTTCAATCATTAATATTAGCTCAGTAGTTGGAGTTTCTGGAAACGCTGGACAAACAAACTACGCAGCTTCTAAAGCAGGTGCAATCGGATTTACAAAATCTGTTGCTCTTGAACTAGGTTCTCGTAACATTCGTTGCAATGCAATCGCTCCAGGTTTTATCGAAACTGAAATGACTGCAAAATTAAGCGAAGATGTAGTTAAAGGATGGAGAGAAGGTATTCCGTTGAAACGCGGAGGAACTACAGAAGATGTAGCAAATGCTTGTCTTTTCTTAGCTTCAGATATGAGTGCTTACATTACAGGTCAAGTTCTTAATGTTTGCGGAGGAATGCTTACTTAA
- a CDS encoding putative zinc-binding metallopeptidase, giving the protein MKIFKTYKTAIIAGALLMASCAHEDQPKESQLDFSTPVKTDLDKWIGTNFLDPYNINVYYEWNQNLVDNNKYLYPPLVSKVQPAMEVVKKIWIDSYTTIGGKEFVKKIAPREFVLVGGVNLNTNGTVTLGLAEAGQRVSLFQIDNLNKKSRASVTQFIHTIQHEYVHILNQTKPFDEQAWAKLTPSGYTSSWYVEAIATSRSLGFITSYARLNIYEDFAETAATILTSSKAEYDAILAGVTDATAKANIKAKEALVVKYYKEAFNIDFYALRDEAQKNTDIVINN; this is encoded by the coding sequence ATGAAAATATTTAAAACATATAAAACAGCAATAATCGCAGGAGCTTTATTAATGGCTTCTTGTGCTCACGAAGATCAACCAAAAGAAAGTCAATTAGATTTTTCTACTCCAGTAAAAACAGATTTGGATAAATGGATTGGCACTAACTTTTTAGATCCTTACAACATTAATGTTTATTACGAATGGAATCAGAATTTGGTAGATAATAATAAATATTTGTATCCGCCTCTTGTTTCAAAAGTGCAACCAGCAATGGAAGTGGTTAAAAAAATCTGGATTGATAGTTACACGACTATTGGAGGAAAAGAATTTGTTAAGAAAATCGCACCAAGAGAATTTGTACTTGTAGGTGGTGTAAACTTAAATACAAATGGTACCGTAACATTAGGACTTGCCGAAGCTGGTCAAAGAGTTTCTTTGTTTCAAATAGACAATTTAAACAAAAAAAGTAGAGCAAGCGTGACACAATTTATTCATACAATTCAGCATGAGTATGTTCATATTTTAAATCAAACAAAACCTTTTGATGAGCAAGCTTGGGCAAAGTTAACTCCATCAGGATATACTTCAAGCTGGTATGTAGAGGCAATTGCAACTTCAAGATCTTTAGGATTTATAACCAGTTATGCTAGATTGAATATTTACGAAGATTTTGCAGAAACTGCTGCAACAATCTTAACAAGTTCAAAAGCAGAATATGATGCAATTTTAGCAGGTGTTACAGATGCAACCGCAAAAGCAAATATTAAAGCAAAAGAAGCACTTGTAGTTAAATATTACAAAGAAGCATTCAATATCGATTTTTATGCTTTAAGAGATGAAGCTCAGAAAAACACAGATATCGTAATAAATAATTAA
- a CDS encoding RagB/SusD family nutrient uptake outer membrane protein, giving the protein MKNIKITLSLLLLVGFSSCDDFLSEIPDNRTQIDTPEKISELLVTAYPNRSYFPIAEVMSDNVYDTEVQSTSIINEESYNWEMQSQIGLDSENAFWMASYEAIAAANQALDAIEKLGSPATLNPQKGEALIARAYNHFMLVSLWSNRYNPATAATDLGVPYITKPETELLVKYKRNTVQEVFTFIEQDLTEGMKYVTNEYKEPKYHFTIDAAKAFAARFYLIKGDWDKVLEFTEGLGSKPTKLRNYPAFYAAAFAQMPIEYSRVEQETNLLVDYPNSIANRSASYRFALPGNKSDEIFGVQTNIWAKANVIRPNGQYYGGINVFVPKLYEYFKYTNLTSRTGEPYTATVLFSNDEMYLNRIEALVMKNRFAEVNTELGYFLGTRTTGYNATTDILNETVVTNKFPVIANEFTPYYSLTPLQTSYIKAIVEARRRDFIREGLRWFDIKRFNLVVTHNTLEFGKVVRSNVLEKDDKRRALQIPLRASDNGIEKNPR; this is encoded by the coding sequence ATGAAAAATATAAAAATAACACTATCATTATTATTGCTAGTTGGTTTTAGTAGTTGTGATGATTTTCTTTCAGAAATACCAGACAACAGAACACAAATAGATACTCCTGAAAAAATATCAGAATTATTAGTAACTGCTTATCCAAATAGATCTTATTTCCCTATTGCAGAAGTTATGTCTGACAATGTTTACGATACAGAAGTTCAATCTACAAGTATCATAAACGAAGAAAGTTACAATTGGGAAATGCAATCTCAAATTGGATTGGATAGCGAAAATGCATTCTGGATGGCGTCTTATGAAGCTATTGCCGCGGCAAACCAAGCATTAGATGCTATTGAAAAATTAGGAAGTCCAGCAACTTTAAATCCGCAAAAAGGTGAAGCTTTAATTGCTAGAGCTTACAATCATTTTATGTTGGTTTCATTGTGGTCAAATCGTTATAATCCTGCAACAGCAGCGACAGATTTAGGTGTTCCGTACATTACAAAGCCAGAAACAGAATTGTTGGTAAAATACAAACGTAATACTGTTCAAGAGGTATTTACTTTTATCGAACAAGATCTTACGGAAGGTATGAAATATGTAACAAATGAGTATAAAGAACCTAAATACCACTTTACGATTGATGCTGCAAAAGCTTTTGCTGCTCGTTTTTATCTGATAAAAGGAGACTGGGATAAAGTTCTTGAATTTACCGAAGGACTTGGTTCTAAACCAACAAAACTTAGAAATTATCCAGCTTTTTATGCTGCTGCTTTTGCTCAAATGCCTATTGAATATTCAAGAGTAGAACAAGAAACTAATTTATTGGTTGATTACCCGAATTCAATCGCTAATAGATCAGCTTCTTACAGATTTGCTCTTCCAGGAAATAAATCAGATGAGATATTTGGTGTTCAAACTAATATTTGGGCTAAAGCGAATGTTATTAGACCAAATGGGCAATATTATGGAGGTATAAATGTATTTGTTCCTAAACTTTATGAGTATTTTAAATATACCAATTTAACTTCACGTACTGGAGAACCTTACACTGCTACAGTATTGTTTAGTAATGACGAAATGTATTTAAACAGAATCGAAGCTTTAGTGATGAAAAACAGATTTGCTGAAGTGAATACAGAATTAGGATACTTTTTAGGAACTAGAACTACTGGTTATAATGCAACAACAGATATATTGAATGAAACTGTTGTAACAAATAAATTCCCTGTAATTGCAAACGAATTTACGCCATATTATTCATTAACACCTCTTCAGACTTCTTACATTAAAGCAATTGTTGAAGCAAGAAGAAGAGATTTTATTCGTGAAGGTTTAAGATGGTTTGATATTAAGCGTTTTAATCTTGTTGTAACACATAATACTCTTGAGTTTGGAAAAGTGGTAAGAAGTAATGTCTTGGAAAAAGATGATAAAAGAAGAGCATTGCAAATTCCGCTTAGAGCGTCTGATAATGGCATTGAAAAAAATCCTAGATAA
- a CDS encoding DUF4302 domain-containing protein, whose protein sequence is MKAKYIYKCLLISFVALLLGSCSSPEVDAKFDENATDRLSGRQKELNDLLLSSADGWKAVYYTDSTQLGGWTHLFKFLPGGKVDMASDFTGRDGEIDTKTYQSQYNIQVGSTVSLVFSTQNRIHLLSDANNYPTAALLAKGYLGDFQFYYYGQKDGNIIFKTNRNGHMLRFIKATPKDWTDLPKNVPIIKNITGDMNSPLFRLLEINDGTATKNYDFSYNTSARFGTGYSLDPAVNTSYDLALSFNPLGVYSKLPLDVKGQKLTDFVYDTPTNSFVATGKDGVKATIKYTNAPPRLTEDYKVTLPAAGAPSTAYGYIAANLSAAPTNSQLCLFLLNEINNASAAKVNRVQFTFFNNRTVDIMYSFTGGKATVYHRATITEDAVNKTIILKHSLWHNGTTVIAADPLVKNLDDKLMDPKGLYVTRESFRIQFSNTIYTFTAASSSFRITTYAFQ, encoded by the coding sequence ATGAAAGCAAAATATATATATAAGTGCTTATTGATTTCTTTCGTAGCCTTGCTTTTGGGATCATGTTCAAGTCCGGAAGTAGATGCAAAATTTGATGAAAATGCAACAGACAGATTAAGCGGGCGTCAGAAAGAATTAAACGATTTATTACTTTCATCAGCAGATGGTTGGAAAGCAGTTTATTATACTGATAGTACACAATTAGGAGGATGGACACATTTATTTAAATTCTTACCAGGAGGAAAAGTAGATATGGCATCAGACTTTACAGGTAGAGATGGCGAAATTGACACGAAAACATATCAAAGTCAATACAATATTCAAGTTGGAAGCACAGTAAGTTTAGTTTTTTCGACACAAAATAGAATACATCTTCTTTCTGATGCAAATAATTATCCAACAGCTGCACTTTTGGCAAAAGGATATTTAGGAGATTTCCAGTTCTATTACTACGGACAAAAAGATGGCAATATCATTTTTAAAACAAATAGAAATGGCCACATGCTTCGTTTTATAAAAGCAACACCAAAAGACTGGACTGATTTGCCTAAAAATGTTCCGATTATCAAAAACATTACTGGAGATATGAATAGTCCATTATTTAGATTGTTAGAAATAAATGATGGTACAGCAACCAAAAACTATGATTTTAGTTATAATACTAGCGCACGTTTTGGTACAGGATATTCTTTAGATCCTGCAGTTAATACAAGTTATGATCTTGCGCTTTCATTTAATCCTTTAGGCGTTTATTCAAAACTTCCATTGGATGTAAAAGGTCAAAAACTTACAGATTTTGTTTATGATACTCCGACAAATTCTTTTGTGGCAACTGGAAAAGATGGTGTAAAAGCAACTATTAAATATACAAATGCACCGCCAAGACTTACAGAAGATTATAAAGTAACGTTACCAGCAGCAGGAGCTCCATCAACAGCTTACGGTTATATTGCGGCGAATTTATCTGCTGCACCAACTAACTCACAATTGTGTCTGTTCTTGCTTAATGAGATTAATAATGCATCGGCTGCAAAAGTAAACAGAGTACAATTTACTTTCTTCAACAATCGTACTGTAGACATTATGTACAGCTTTACAGGTGGAAAAGCAACTGTTTATCATAGAGCAACTATTACAGAAGATGCAGTTAATAAAACAATCATCTTAAAGCATTCACTATGGCATAATGGAACTACTGTAATTGCAGCAGATCCTTTAGTGAAAAATCTTGATGATAAATTAATGGATCCTAAAGGTTTATATGTAACTAGAGAAAGCTTTAGAATACAGTTTAGTAATACAATTTACACTTTTACAGCTGCATCAAGCAGTTTTAGAATTACAACTTACGCATTCCAATAA